A region of Paenibacillus sp. JNUCC-31 DNA encodes the following proteins:
- a CDS encoding S-layer homology domain-containing protein: MNPTTRKIATFLTITALGTAVFPLTANQVHAATYVKNIAATTTQLTSQQIAAAIKELNSLRIMNGYADQSMGEHKAISRAELASLVYKTFNLESKTGESVELTDVNPNAWYAPYASKLVELGIMQANNGEFNPQGQVSDAELEQAVSKAMQRDVKSVHHWMSTFYSENGSATRGETAVLLQTAHKAIPSEQAQIQSVRSLNAITLIVTFDKPLTAADEVFAKTKTDFVLSSGLTLTNMPRLKTGSIATYIVPTSVQKAGEVYSLTYKGQDAGSFEGSGTKLNMTTVRQVTNDTFEIEALQANGVVDYGYIISAYSGGRGANAFVMNDQEQADGKTFQIISSMQARQVVITPEGGEPIVAKYVPFTQSTDGKQEPKFRLPEGQTMQSGVTYTVSSDWANINNASFTARSFDALKVASAQAVSETSIEVTLAQDPGDELFSGRSVTLTSPSGDVLTATYKYSSRKGATGVFDLVNDGKLNPGTTYTISPVGDWSVASSVTVTL, from the coding sequence ATGAATCCCACAACCCGAAAAATCGCTACATTTCTAACCATAACTGCATTAGGTACAGCCGTTTTCCCGCTAACGGCTAACCAAGTACATGCAGCTACATACGTTAAGAACATTGCTGCTACAACGACTCAGCTTACGAGTCAGCAGATTGCGGCCGCCATCAAGGAACTGAACAGCTTGCGGATTATGAACGGGTATGCCGACCAATCCATGGGTGAGCATAAAGCGATTAGCCGTGCAGAGTTAGCGTCACTGGTCTACAAAACATTTAATCTGGAGAGCAAGACGGGAGAAAGCGTGGAATTAACGGACGTCAATCCTAACGCATGGTATGCACCGTATGCATCAAAGCTCGTTGAACTTGGCATCATGCAGGCGAACAACGGGGAATTCAATCCGCAAGGTCAAGTGTCAGATGCAGAACTTGAACAAGCCGTATCCAAAGCGATGCAGCGTGACGTGAAATCCGTACACCATTGGATGAGCACGTTCTATTCGGAGAATGGCTCGGCAACGCGGGGCGAAACAGCGGTGCTGTTGCAGACGGCTCACAAGGCTATTCCTTCTGAACAGGCACAAATCCAGAGCGTCAGATCACTGAATGCCATTACGTTAATCGTCACGTTTGACAAGCCGCTGACAGCAGCGGATGAAGTGTTTGCCAAGACAAAAACGGATTTTGTGCTTAGTAGTGGACTGACGTTGACCAACATGCCTCGTCTGAAAACAGGGTCCATCGCGACATATATCGTGCCAACATCCGTTCAAAAGGCTGGTGAAGTGTATAGCCTGACTTATAAGGGCCAAGATGCTGGTTCCTTTGAAGGCAGTGGCACGAAATTAAACATGACGACGGTTCGTCAAGTAACAAATGATACGTTCGAGATTGAAGCACTGCAAGCGAACGGTGTTGTGGATTATGGCTATATCATTTCGGCATATAGCGGTGGTCGAGGGGCTAATGCGTTCGTAATGAATGACCAAGAACAAGCAGATGGCAAAACGTTTCAGATTATCTCTTCCATGCAGGCAAGACAAGTCGTGATTACGCCAGAAGGCGGCGAGCCAATCGTTGCCAAATATGTTCCGTTCACGCAATCGACAGATGGCAAACAAGAACCGAAGTTCCGTTTGCCTGAAGGACAAACAATGCAATCCGGTGTGACATATACGGTTTCTTCTGACTGGGCGAACATTAATAACGCTTCGTTCACGGCGAGATCGTTTGATGCGCTGAAGGTTGCAAGTGCTCAAGCTGTGAGTGAAACTTCAATTGAAGTTACGCTGGCGCAAGATCCTGGAGATGAACTGTTCTCCGGTCGAAGTGTGACGTTAACCTCACCAAGCGGAGACGTTCTGACAGCGACATATAAATATTCAAGTCGGAAAGGCGCCACGGGCGTATTTGACCTTGTTAATGATGGCAAGTTAAACCCTGGTACGACCTATACAATAAGTCCAGTTGGGGATTGGAGTGTCGCTTCTTCGGTAACAGTGACACTGTAG
- a CDS encoding response regulator transcription factor: MTNILIIEDETTIAELERDYFELNGFSVELCHNGDEGLKLALEGSYHLIIIDLMLPGLDGFELCRRIREVKEVPILVVSAKKEEIDKIRTFNLGVDDFITKPFSPSELVARAKAHLTRYERLLGKSKPAEQDEIHIRGLHIDKGSRRVFANGEEVAITTKELDLLVFLASHPNRVFSKSDLFERIWDMDSNGDIATVTVHIRKLRSKLEADPKNPEYIETVWGAGYRFTV, translated from the coding sequence ATGACGAACATTTTAATCATTGAGGATGAAACAACGATTGCGGAATTGGAACGGGACTATTTTGAACTCAACGGGTTTTCTGTGGAGCTCTGCCATAACGGAGATGAAGGGCTGAAACTGGCTTTGGAGGGGAGTTACCATCTGATTATTATTGATCTGATGCTTCCGGGACTGGACGGTTTTGAATTGTGCCGACGCATTCGTGAGGTGAAGGAGGTGCCGATCCTTGTCGTCTCCGCGAAAAAGGAGGAAATCGATAAGATTAGAACGTTTAATTTGGGTGTCGATGATTTTATTACTAAACCGTTCAGCCCAAGCGAGTTGGTTGCAAGAGCAAAGGCTCATTTGACCCGATACGAAAGACTTCTCGGCAAAAGCAAACCAGCTGAGCAGGATGAAATCCACATTCGCGGGCTTCATATCGACAAGGGATCGCGCCGCGTTTTTGCTAATGGCGAAGAGGTAGCCATTACAACGAAGGAATTGGATCTACTCGTATTTCTTGCGAGTCATCCCAACCGTGTATTCAGCAAATCCGATCTGTTCGAGCGGATCTGGGACATGGATTCCAACGGAGATATCGCAACGGTTACCGTCCATATTCGCAAACTGCGAAGTAAGCTGGAGGCAGATCCCAAAAATCCGGAGTATATTGAAACCGTCTGGGGTGCGGGCTACCGGTTCACCGTATAA